The following are encoded in a window of Etheostoma cragini isolate CJK2018 chromosome 7, CSU_Ecrag_1.0, whole genome shotgun sequence genomic DNA:
- the dennd2c gene encoding DENN domain-containing protein 2C isoform X2, with amino-acid sequence MLALRQEQGRRGGGEVDHLQKGTTVAWQGRQSGRPPPHKKGINIREKISQWEGRNQQGSNKDAGVKAHPPTVSRTLSGDVLGNECSNEGSRGGLHAKPSLSKSNSLGLDFRESLAQAGHCVVGRKSEPLQKCPTEFLTTTPGNKPLAAQMFASPKVEAITAESIGKQIFTANGDQKTDHILGVEVVSKLLPLSPHDQEDNMPAGNFYTSRGFWRKLEGDRMLWEKGRESSGEAQPPPKPLRTFQYQGANSNNTGHTLWRDSRSPHNYPNVRTRRVAHPPSFPPPPCPTAKTNGLSRHKKNRKSFEYEDAARLTKKQGSMGGEETDSGLYHAYSDDNIYEDIVCEVTRDDPYEDVKLSPMCLPIARPHGPKLPPKPQTLQGYAGKVERKRFQTFTASKLLADTPKPATPQRASTQKVQRTPQYVNKIETIFDDKRGRKRVKNQGLSVREETSGTESDPEDNTKGSRRSVYIQSTLKRRPGYRTLERDLIQLQQQQLFQIFVVVSLRKGSPGNTYSPEITQQFPKLFEKSSRVSKEAEDQLKVIPKFCFPDSQDWKPSSHMSSETFSFVLTGEDGSRWFCYCRKILPIGKGKRLPEVHCIVSKLGCFNLFAKILEEVERRREISPALVYPFMRSVMEAPFPAPGRTVNIKSFLPGSGNEVLTLCRPVDSRLEHVDFDSLLQCLSVGNLLQVFASLLLERRVIFIADKLSVLSRCSHAVLALLYPFTWQHTFVPVLPASMLDISCSPTPFLIGVLAPCLPTLLELPIEEVLIVDLCADKFVIQLGDEDCILPSKLQAALQQILEERDDILREKDGDSCGGQQANLSSLLSEGFVRFFVELVGHYPLHMVESSTGSRELQRDSFRKSHPSRGVRQFLQLFMDTQMFAGFIQDKELRKGGDRGLFEVRVADYLDSYPEPEPSGVNKFLKGLGNKMKLLQIK; translated from the exons ATGCTGGCTCTGAGGCAGGAGCAGGGCAGGCGAGGGGGTGGTGAAGTTGATCACCTGCAGAAAGGGACCACTGTGGCTTGGCAGGGCCGCCAGTCAGGAAGACCACCTCCTCACAAGAAGGGCATTAACATCAGGGAGAAGATCTCCCAGTGGGAAGGTCGGAATCAGCAGGGCAGCAACAAGGATGCCGGGGTAAAAGCCCATCCTCCGACTGTATCCCGAACTTTATCTGGAGATGTCCTGGGCAACGAATGTTCCAACGAGGGATCAAGGGGTGGGCTTCACGCAAAACCCAGCCTCTCAAAATCAAATAGTTTGGGTTTGGATTTTCGGGAATCCCTAGCACAAGCTGGACATTGTGTGGTTGGTAGGAAGTCAGAACCTCTGCAGAAATGTCCCACTGAATTTTTAACCACAACGCCAGGAAATAAACCACTTGCAGCACAGATGTTTGCGTCTCCCAAAGTAGAGGCTATCACGGCTGAATCTATAGGTAAACAGATTTTCACTGCCAATGGCGATCAAAAAACGGATCACATCTTAGGTGTTGAAGTAGTTTCTAAACTTCTACCTCTATCACCTCATGACCAAGAAGACAACATGCCTGCTGGAAACTTCTACACTTCACGGGGTTTCTGGCGTAAGCTTGAAGGGGACAGAATGCTCTGGGAGAAAGGCAGGGAGTCTTCAGGAGAAGCTCAGCCTCCTCCCAAACCTCTGCGGACATTCCAGTATCAGGGAGCCAACAGCAACAACACGGGGCACACATTGTGGCGGGACAGCAGATCCCCTCATAACTACCCAAACGTGAGGACCAGGAGGGTAGCCCACCCACCTAGCTTCCCACCTCCTCCATGTCCTACAGCAAAGACTAATGGGCTTTCAAGGCATAAAAAGAACAG GAAGTCCTTTGAGTACGAGGATGCGGCACGTCTGACTAAGAAGCAAGGCTCGATGGGAGGCGAGGAAACAGACTCAGGCCTTTACCATGCCTACTCTGACGACAATATTTATGAGGACATCGTTT GTGAAGTGACCAGAGATGACCCCTATGAGGATGTCAAGCTATCTCCCATGTGTCTCCCTATTGCACGGCCTCACGGCccaaag CTGCCTCCTAAACCCCAAACGTTGCAAGGCTACGCTGGCAAAGTGGAGAGGAAGAGGTTCCAAACATTTACAGCTTCCAAATTACTTGCAGACACTCCAAAACCAGCTACACCCCAGCGTGCAAGCACTCAAAAAGTACAGAGGACGCCTCAG TACGTCAACAAGATTGAGACCATCTTTGACGACAAGcgagggagaaagagagtaaaGAACCAGGGACTCTCAGTGCGAG AGGAGACCAGTGGGACAGAGAGTGACCCTGAGGACAACACCAAAG GCTCCAGGAGATCAGTTTACATCCAGTCTACACTGAAACGTCGGCCAGGCTACCGCACCCTGGAGAGAGACCTGatccagctgcagcagcagcagcttttcCAGATCTTTGTGGTGGTGTCACTGAGAAAAGGCTCCCCAGGAAACACCTACTCCCCTGAAATCACACAACAGTTCCCCAAACTG TTTGAGAAGTCCTCCCGGGTATCCAAAGAGGCTGAGGATCAGCTGAAAGTTATTCCCAAGTTCTGCTTTCCTGACTCGCAGGACTGGAAGCCCTCTTCACACATGTCAAG TGAGACCTTCTCTTTTGTCTTGACTGGAGAGGACGGCAGCCGCTGGTTTTGTTACTGCCGGAAGATCTTG cCCATTGGAAAAGGGAAGAGGCTTCCTGAAGTGCACTGCATTGTCAGCAAACTGGGCTGTTTCAACCTCTTTGCAAAG atcttggaggaggtggagaggcGCAGGGAGATTTCCCCAGCCCTGGTGTACCCTTTTATGCGTAGCGTGATGGAGGCCCCTTTTCCAGCCCCTGGACGCACTGTCAACATCAAGAGCTTCCTTCCAGGTTCTGGGAATGAG GTACTGACTTTGTGTCGACCAGTGGACTCCAGACTGGAGCACGTGGACTTTGACAGCCTGCTGCAGTGTCTCAGTGTTGGGAATCTCCTGCAGGTGTTTGCTTCCCTCCTGCTTGAGAGGAGGGTCATCTTCATCGCTGACAAACTCAG TGTGTTGTCTCGGTGTAGCCATGCAGTGCTGGCGCTGCTGTACCCCTTCACCTGGCAGCATACCTTTGTGCCTGTGCTGCCGGCCAGCATGTTGGACATCAGCTGCTCCCCCACCCCATTCCTCATTGGAGTGCTGGCACCCTGCCTGCCAACGCTGCTGGAGCTGCCCATCGAGGAG GTGCTCATAGTGGATCTGTGTGCAGACAAGTTTGTCATTCAG CTGGGTGATGAAGACTGCATCTTGCCCAGTAAACTGCAGGCAGCACTGCAGCAGATCCTGGAGGAGAGGGACGATAtcctgagagagaaagatggagatagTTGTGGAG GTCAGCAGGCCAACCTGAGCTCTCTGCTGTCAGAGGGCTTTGTGCGGTTCTTTGTGGAGCTGGTGGGCCACTATCCTCTCCACATGGTTGAATCCTCTACTGGTAGCAGGGAGCTTCAGCGCGACAGCTTCCGCAAATCACACCCCTCCCGTGGAGTCCGCCAGTTCCTGCAGCTCTTCATGGATACTCAGATGTTTGCCGGCTTCATTCAGGACAAAGAGCTGCGCAAGGGAGGAGACAGAG GTCTCTTTGAGGTCAGAGTGGCCGACTATCTGGATTCGTACCCTGAGCCAGAGCCAAGTGGTGTGAACAAATTTCTTAAAGGACTGG gaaaCAAGATGAAACTCctacaaattaaatga
- the dennd2c gene encoding DENN domain-containing protein 2C isoform X1, giving the protein MLALRQEQGRRGGGEVDHLQKGTTVAWQGRQSGRPPPHKKGINIREKISQWEGRNQQGSNKDAGVKAHPPTVSRTLSGDVLGNECSNEGSRGGLHAKPSLSKSNSLGLDFRESLAQAGHCVVGRKSEPLQKCPTEFLTTTPGNKPLAAQMFASPKVEAITAESIGKQIFTANGDQKTDHILGVEVVSKLLPLSPHDQEDNMPAGNFYTSRGFWRKLEGDRMLWEKGRESSGEAQPPPKPLRTFQYQGANSNNTGHTLWRDSRSPHNYPNVRTRRVAHPPSFPPPPCPTAKTNGLSRHKKNRKSFEYEDAARLTKKQGSMGGEETDSGLYHAYSDDNIYEDIVCEVTRDDPYEDVKLSPMCLPIARPHGPKLPPKPQTLQGYAGKVERKRFQTFTASKLLADTPKPATPQRASTQKVQRTPQYVNKIETIFDDKRGRKRVKNQGLSVREETSGTESDPEDNTKAGSRRSVYIQSTLKRRPGYRTLERDLIQLQQQQLFQIFVVVSLRKGSPGNTYSPEITQQFPKLFEKSSRVSKEAEDQLKVIPKFCFPDSQDWKPSSHMSSETFSFVLTGEDGSRWFCYCRKILPIGKGKRLPEVHCIVSKLGCFNLFAKILEEVERRREISPALVYPFMRSVMEAPFPAPGRTVNIKSFLPGSGNEVLTLCRPVDSRLEHVDFDSLLQCLSVGNLLQVFASLLLERRVIFIADKLSVLSRCSHAVLALLYPFTWQHTFVPVLPASMLDISCSPTPFLIGVLAPCLPTLLELPIEEVLIVDLCADKFVIQLGDEDCILPSKLQAALQQILEERDDILREKDGDSCGGQQANLSSLLSEGFVRFFVELVGHYPLHMVESSTGSRELQRDSFRKSHPSRGVRQFLQLFMDTQMFAGFIQDKELRKGGDRGLFEVRVADYLDSYPEPEPSGVNKFLKGLGNKMKLLQIK; this is encoded by the exons ATGCTGGCTCTGAGGCAGGAGCAGGGCAGGCGAGGGGGTGGTGAAGTTGATCACCTGCAGAAAGGGACCACTGTGGCTTGGCAGGGCCGCCAGTCAGGAAGACCACCTCCTCACAAGAAGGGCATTAACATCAGGGAGAAGATCTCCCAGTGGGAAGGTCGGAATCAGCAGGGCAGCAACAAGGATGCCGGGGTAAAAGCCCATCCTCCGACTGTATCCCGAACTTTATCTGGAGATGTCCTGGGCAACGAATGTTCCAACGAGGGATCAAGGGGTGGGCTTCACGCAAAACCCAGCCTCTCAAAATCAAATAGTTTGGGTTTGGATTTTCGGGAATCCCTAGCACAAGCTGGACATTGTGTGGTTGGTAGGAAGTCAGAACCTCTGCAGAAATGTCCCACTGAATTTTTAACCACAACGCCAGGAAATAAACCACTTGCAGCACAGATGTTTGCGTCTCCCAAAGTAGAGGCTATCACGGCTGAATCTATAGGTAAACAGATTTTCACTGCCAATGGCGATCAAAAAACGGATCACATCTTAGGTGTTGAAGTAGTTTCTAAACTTCTACCTCTATCACCTCATGACCAAGAAGACAACATGCCTGCTGGAAACTTCTACACTTCACGGGGTTTCTGGCGTAAGCTTGAAGGGGACAGAATGCTCTGGGAGAAAGGCAGGGAGTCTTCAGGAGAAGCTCAGCCTCCTCCCAAACCTCTGCGGACATTCCAGTATCAGGGAGCCAACAGCAACAACACGGGGCACACATTGTGGCGGGACAGCAGATCCCCTCATAACTACCCAAACGTGAGGACCAGGAGGGTAGCCCACCCACCTAGCTTCCCACCTCCTCCATGTCCTACAGCAAAGACTAATGGGCTTTCAAGGCATAAAAAGAACAG GAAGTCCTTTGAGTACGAGGATGCGGCACGTCTGACTAAGAAGCAAGGCTCGATGGGAGGCGAGGAAACAGACTCAGGCCTTTACCATGCCTACTCTGACGACAATATTTATGAGGACATCGTTT GTGAAGTGACCAGAGATGACCCCTATGAGGATGTCAAGCTATCTCCCATGTGTCTCCCTATTGCACGGCCTCACGGCccaaag CTGCCTCCTAAACCCCAAACGTTGCAAGGCTACGCTGGCAAAGTGGAGAGGAAGAGGTTCCAAACATTTACAGCTTCCAAATTACTTGCAGACACTCCAAAACCAGCTACACCCCAGCGTGCAAGCACTCAAAAAGTACAGAGGACGCCTCAG TACGTCAACAAGATTGAGACCATCTTTGACGACAAGcgagggagaaagagagtaaaGAACCAGGGACTCTCAGTGCGAG AGGAGACCAGTGGGACAGAGAGTGACCCTGAGGACAACACCAAAG CAGGCTCCAGGAGATCAGTTTACATCCAGTCTACACTGAAACGTCGGCCAGGCTACCGCACCCTGGAGAGAGACCTGatccagctgcagcagcagcagcttttcCAGATCTTTGTGGTGGTGTCACTGAGAAAAGGCTCCCCAGGAAACACCTACTCCCCTGAAATCACACAACAGTTCCCCAAACTG TTTGAGAAGTCCTCCCGGGTATCCAAAGAGGCTGAGGATCAGCTGAAAGTTATTCCCAAGTTCTGCTTTCCTGACTCGCAGGACTGGAAGCCCTCTTCACACATGTCAAG TGAGACCTTCTCTTTTGTCTTGACTGGAGAGGACGGCAGCCGCTGGTTTTGTTACTGCCGGAAGATCTTG cCCATTGGAAAAGGGAAGAGGCTTCCTGAAGTGCACTGCATTGTCAGCAAACTGGGCTGTTTCAACCTCTTTGCAAAG atcttggaggaggtggagaggcGCAGGGAGATTTCCCCAGCCCTGGTGTACCCTTTTATGCGTAGCGTGATGGAGGCCCCTTTTCCAGCCCCTGGACGCACTGTCAACATCAAGAGCTTCCTTCCAGGTTCTGGGAATGAG GTACTGACTTTGTGTCGACCAGTGGACTCCAGACTGGAGCACGTGGACTTTGACAGCCTGCTGCAGTGTCTCAGTGTTGGGAATCTCCTGCAGGTGTTTGCTTCCCTCCTGCTTGAGAGGAGGGTCATCTTCATCGCTGACAAACTCAG TGTGTTGTCTCGGTGTAGCCATGCAGTGCTGGCGCTGCTGTACCCCTTCACCTGGCAGCATACCTTTGTGCCTGTGCTGCCGGCCAGCATGTTGGACATCAGCTGCTCCCCCACCCCATTCCTCATTGGAGTGCTGGCACCCTGCCTGCCAACGCTGCTGGAGCTGCCCATCGAGGAG GTGCTCATAGTGGATCTGTGTGCAGACAAGTTTGTCATTCAG CTGGGTGATGAAGACTGCATCTTGCCCAGTAAACTGCAGGCAGCACTGCAGCAGATCCTGGAGGAGAGGGACGATAtcctgagagagaaagatggagatagTTGTGGAG GTCAGCAGGCCAACCTGAGCTCTCTGCTGTCAGAGGGCTTTGTGCGGTTCTTTGTGGAGCTGGTGGGCCACTATCCTCTCCACATGGTTGAATCCTCTACTGGTAGCAGGGAGCTTCAGCGCGACAGCTTCCGCAAATCACACCCCTCCCGTGGAGTCCGCCAGTTCCTGCAGCTCTTCATGGATACTCAGATGTTTGCCGGCTTCATTCAGGACAAAGAGCTGCGCAAGGGAGGAGACAGAG GTCTCTTTGAGGTCAGAGTGGCCGACTATCTGGATTCGTACCCTGAGCCAGAGCCAAGTGGTGTGAACAAATTTCTTAAAGGACTGG gaaaCAAGATGAAACTCctacaaattaaatga